The Prochlorococcus sp. MIT 1300 genome has a window encoding:
- a CDS encoding MFS transporter — protein MLETESPASPKQAEPNQGLKGLIHLDGFKKLWIGQVFSQLADKFYIVLMVFLITQNWVIKSPQSNGELADIAAAIRMQIETPGQMITLLATGIFVANTIPAIAMGSIAGVWADRWPKRSVMVASNAVRAFLVLFTPLCLIPGPLFLGITWGYWALILMTFFESILTNFFAPAEQAAIPMLVPKGNLLAANSVYQATSMGATIVGFALGEPILQLLHKAFLPMGFTGGEFLLLPFCYGMAALSINSMKLKEQIKLTNKQTTVLQEIIDGLKVVQDRPKVRSGIVHLVLLYSLLAALYVLAISLASSIEGLGPARFGTLLAMSGIGMAGSAVLIAQVGHWFSRRRLTATGLGIITFSLIMLTQAEGSQILTLVFCTSLGLGAALVAIPAQTTIQEETPVDQRGKVFGLQNSLINIALSLPLALAGALVSLFGLLPLLWLLAVIALIAALLEHPWQRC, from the coding sequence ATGCTCGAAACAGAGTCGCCCGCAAGCCCAAAACAAGCGGAACCAAACCAAGGATTAAAAGGATTAATCCACTTAGATGGATTTAAAAAGCTATGGATTGGACAGGTTTTCTCACAATTAGCTGACAAGTTCTACATCGTTTTAATGGTTTTTTTAATTACTCAAAACTGGGTAATAAAGTCTCCACAAAGCAATGGTGAGCTAGCGGATATAGCAGCAGCAATACGTATGCAGATTGAAACGCCTGGTCAAATGATCACACTTTTAGCTACGGGGATATTTGTTGCCAATACAATCCCTGCGATAGCTATGGGATCGATAGCAGGGGTATGGGCTGATAGATGGCCTAAACGCAGCGTAATGGTGGCATCAAATGCAGTAAGAGCATTTCTAGTTCTATTTACCCCTCTATGTCTTATCCCTGGACCTCTTTTTCTTGGAATCACATGGGGATACTGGGCACTAATTTTAATGACATTTTTCGAATCAATTCTTACAAACTTCTTTGCCCCTGCCGAACAAGCAGCAATACCAATGTTGGTACCAAAAGGGAACCTCCTTGCAGCCAATTCTGTTTATCAAGCAACAAGTATGGGCGCAACGATTGTTGGGTTTGCACTTGGTGAGCCAATACTCCAACTCTTACATAAAGCTTTTTTGCCCATGGGCTTCACAGGCGGCGAATTCTTACTCCTCCCATTTTGTTATGGCATGGCTGCCCTGAGCATAAATTCGATGAAGCTCAAAGAGCAGATAAAGCTCACCAATAAACAAACAACTGTCTTGCAAGAGATAATTGATGGTTTAAAAGTTGTTCAAGATAGACCAAAAGTTCGTTCGGGAATAGTGCATTTAGTCCTTTTGTATAGCCTTTTAGCAGCGTTGTATGTATTAGCCATAAGCCTGGCATCCTCAATTGAAGGACTAGGTCCTGCAAGGTTTGGGACCCTTTTAGCAATGAGTGGAATAGGTATGGCTGGCAGTGCGGTTCTTATCGCACAAGTTGGTCATTGGTTTAGCCGCAGACGACTCACTGCCACCGGTTTAGGAATCATTACATTCAGCTTGATAATGCTTACCCAAGCAGAAGGCTCACAAATACTAACTCTTGTTTTCTGTACATCACTTGGATTAGGAGCAGCTCTAGTTGCCATCCCAGCCCAAACCACAATTCAAGAAGAAACACCCGTTGACCAAAGAGGCAAAGTTTTTGGCCTTCAAAACAGTCTTATAAACATTGCTCTTAGCTTGCCATTGGCTCTGGCTGGTGCACTAGTGAGCCTATTTGGATTATTACCATTGCTTTGGCTTTTGGCAGTAATAGCCTTAATTGCAGCATTATTAGAACATCCATGGCAGCGCTGCTAA
- a CDS encoding glycosyltransferase family 4 protein: MAHIAWLGKKTPFCGNVTYGISTTEALRQRGHQTSFIHFDNPSNPGNTKTSLLANDPEVSLPYLVKSQVYTIPSPGAQRELRESLERLQPDLVHASLTLSPLDFRLPDLCQQLGVPLVATFHPPFDASIRNLTAGTQQLTYQLYAPALAKYDRVIVFSELQAEVLSKLGVRDHRLAVIPNGVDPECWTPVAPHRTSPKKTEIRKRLGSERVFLYMGRIATEKNVEALLRAWRLVEPSGCRLVIVGDGPLLPTLQNNYALANNSNVHWWGYESDLNTKIALLQCAEVFLLPSLVEGLSLALLEAMATGTACVATDAGADGEVLENGAGIVLSTQGVTTQLRTLLPVLRDQPVLTAELGRRARERVLERYTLTRNIDSLENLYSELLINNSSLRRTKPTLDSSQPQGQPPQLTPNENLLSRDDAMQQ; encoded by the coding sequence GTGGCTCACATCGCTTGGTTAGGTAAGAAAACGCCCTTTTGCGGAAATGTAACCTATGGAATCAGCACAACAGAAGCCCTAAGGCAACGAGGCCACCAGACGAGTTTTATTCACTTCGATAATCCAAGCAATCCAGGCAATACAAAAACCTCACTACTTGCAAACGACCCGGAAGTAAGCCTTCCATATCTCGTGAAGTCTCAGGTTTACACCATCCCTTCACCTGGCGCGCAAAGAGAACTCAGAGAATCACTTGAAAGGCTTCAACCAGACCTTGTTCATGCCAGCCTCACTCTTTCTCCTCTTGACTTCAGACTTCCTGATCTCTGCCAGCAACTTGGCGTTCCCCTTGTTGCAACGTTTCACCCACCCTTTGATGCAAGCATCAGAAACTTAACCGCAGGTACTCAACAACTCACATATCAACTTTATGCTCCTGCTCTAGCCAAGTACGACAGAGTAATAGTCTTTTCAGAACTTCAAGCAGAAGTTCTATCAAAGCTAGGGGTAAGGGATCACCGTCTTGCAGTAATTCCTAATGGCGTGGACCCAGAGTGTTGGACACCAGTTGCGCCCCACCGTACTAGTCCCAAAAAGACAGAAATCAGAAAAAGACTTGGCTCAGAGCGAGTTTTTCTATACATGGGAAGAATCGCCACTGAAAAAAATGTTGAAGCACTATTGAGAGCTTGGAGACTTGTAGAGCCATCTGGTTGTCGTCTAGTTATTGTTGGCGACGGACCATTGCTACCTACTCTGCAAAATAACTATGCATTAGCCAATAATTCAAATGTGCATTGGTGGGGCTACGAGTCAGATCTAAATACAAAAATTGCTTTGCTTCAATGTGCAGAAGTATTTCTCCTACCAAGCCTTGTTGAAGGTCTTTCTCTTGCCCTCTTAGAAGCAATGGCTACTGGTACAGCATGTGTCGCTACAGATGCAGGTGCAGATGGAGAGGTTTTGGAAAATGGTGCTGGGATTGTTCTCAGCACACAAGGAGTAACTACTCAATTAAGAACGTTGTTACCCGTTCTACGAGACCAGCCAGTACTTACTGCGGAACTTGGTAGGCGTGCTAGAGAGCGAGTACTTGAAAGATACACTTTGACAAGAAATATCGATTCTCTTGAGAACTTGTACAGTGAACTACTTATTAATAACTCAAGCTTAAGAAGAACTAAGCCAACTCTCGACTCCTCTCAGCCGCAAGGACAACCGCCTCAATTAACGCCGAACGAAAACCTGCTTTCTCGAGATGACGCAATGCAGCAATAG
- the proC gene encoding pyrroline-5-carboxylate reductase, with product MLSSLGVIGLGRMAQALVFPLIEKQKITPERIFAVVGRQKSVNSLRPSLPKGLTLFSSEDQASVGVWHQPIQLLAVKPQQLEQVAIKAKDLELSYKVARPLLISLLAGVSLKRLQSLFPNHNCVRVVANTPALVGAGLTGISWGDGINQNEKKHVKDLFVVVSEVLELPESNLDAFLALTSSGPAYVALMVEALADGAVAAGLSRDLSLHLASRTLGGTALLLKEKNIHPSELKDMVASPGGTTIAALRHLEKAGFRSALIEAVVLAAERSRELA from the coding sequence GTGCTTTCTTCCCTGGGTGTGATAGGCCTGGGTCGCATGGCCCAGGCACTTGTATTTCCATTAATAGAAAAGCAAAAAATTACTCCTGAAAGGATTTTTGCTGTAGTTGGCCGTCAAAAAAGTGTTAATAGCCTTCGCCCTAGTTTACCCAAGGGATTAACTTTGTTTTCTTCTGAGGACCAAGCCTCCGTGGGAGTTTGGCATCAGCCAATTCAACTTCTTGCAGTGAAGCCTCAACAATTAGAGCAAGTTGCAATTAAAGCTAAGGACCTCGAGTTAAGTTATAAAGTTGCTCGGCCATTACTAATTTCTTTGCTTGCAGGTGTTTCTTTAAAACGCTTGCAATCTCTGTTCCCAAATCATAATTGTGTTCGTGTTGTTGCTAATACACCTGCTTTGGTGGGTGCAGGACTCACAGGAATCTCATGGGGAGATGGCATTAACCAAAACGAGAAAAAACATGTAAAAGATTTGTTTGTAGTTGTTAGTGAGGTGTTAGAGCTTCCTGAATCAAATTTAGATGCTTTTTTGGCCTTAACTTCATCTGGCCCTGCTTATGTCGCACTAATGGTTGAAGCTCTTGCAGATGGGGCAGTTGCAGCTGGATTATCGCGAGATTTATCTCTTCATCTTGCCAGTCGGACCCTTGGAGGTACTGCGTTGTTGCTTAAGGAAAAAAACATTCATCCAAGTGAATTGAAAGACATGGTCGCCTCTCCTGGTGGAACGACTATTGCTGCATTGCGTCATCTCGAGAAAGCAGGTTTTCGTTCGGCGTTAATTGAGGCGGTTGTCCTTGCGGCTGAGAGGAGTCGAGAGTTGGCTTAG
- a CDS encoding cell division protein SepF, producing MSLISRLRAVVAGDDYLDSDYDELDYEASDNFDDDHRGSPGLGGELASLSQSNPFGLGQGISGSNVIGMPGIPSGASEVSLMEPRSFDEMPSAIQALRERKTVILNLTMMEPDQAQRAVDFVAGGTFAIDGHQERVGESIFLFAPSCVTVTNASQDDVSAPTTVSMDSTTESYTQDSSPAPAPAPAWGEATAAAI from the coding sequence GTGTCGCTTATTTCCCGTCTTCGTGCCGTCGTCGCTGGTGACGACTATTTGGACAGCGATTATGACGAGCTTGATTACGAGGCAAGTGACAATTTTGATGACGATCACAGAGGATCTCCTGGATTAGGTGGTGAACTTGCCTCGCTTTCACAGTCGAATCCTTTTGGCTTGGGTCAAGGCATCTCAGGATCCAATGTGATTGGGATGCCTGGTATCCCCAGTGGAGCATCGGAGGTAAGTCTTATGGAACCCAGGAGCTTTGATGAAATGCCCAGTGCTATTCAGGCTCTGCGAGAGCGTAAGACTGTGATATTAAATCTCACGATGATGGAACCTGATCAGGCTCAGCGAGCTGTTGACTTTGTGGCAGGAGGAACATTCGCAATTGATGGACATCAGGAGCGAGTAGGGGAAAGTATCTTCCTCTTTGCGCCTAGTTGCGTGACTGTCACGAATGCAAGTCAAGATGATGTATCTGCTCCTACAACAGTAAGTATGGATTCAACAACAGAGTCCTACACACAAGACAGCAGCCCTGCACCTGCACCTGCACCTGCATGGGGAGAGGCGACTGCTGCCGCTATCTAA
- a CDS encoding YggS family pyridoxal phosphate-dependent enzyme: MFSSSWHQISSCLPVGVNLLAVSKGHSATSIRCLAELGQKDFGESRLQEALPKISSLQDIPDLRWHFIGRLQANKARAVLKAFAVIHSVDSLSLAERLSRIAGEELVRPEIMIQVKLREDPTKGGMSREQFLKDWKTLSHLPNLKLKGLMTMPPMMFSLQDRKELFIECRELANQFSLSDCSMGMSSDWEEAVEAGATWLRLGSSLFGARCPSLTNSSQI; this comes from the coding sequence ATGTTTTCCTCTAGTTGGCATCAGATATCGAGTTGTCTACCTGTAGGAGTTAACTTGCTTGCGGTAAGTAAAGGGCATTCTGCAACCTCAATTCGATGTCTTGCAGAACTCGGCCAAAAAGATTTTGGAGAGAGTCGTCTACAGGAAGCATTGCCTAAAATTTCATCTCTACAAGACATCCCAGATCTGCGATGGCATTTTATTGGTCGACTTCAAGCAAATAAAGCCAGAGCGGTATTAAAAGCGTTTGCTGTTATTCATTCTGTGGACTCATTGTCCTTAGCAGAACGTTTATCCAGAATTGCTGGAGAGGAATTAGTTCGACCAGAAATAATGATTCAGGTGAAATTGCGTGAAGACCCCACTAAAGGAGGGATGAGTAGAGAGCAATTTTTGAAGGACTGGAAAACTCTAAGCCACCTTCCGAATTTGAAGCTAAAGGGATTGATGACGATGCCTCCAATGATGTTCTCTTTGCAAGACCGTAAAGAGCTCTTCATTGAGTGTCGTGAGTTGGCTAATCAGTTTTCTTTATCAGATTGTTCTATGGGCATGAGTTCCGACTGGGAAGAGGCTGTTGAGGCAGGAGCTACTTGGCTACGACTCGGTTCTTCTTTGTTTGGGGCTAGGTGTCCTTCTTTAACAAATTCCTCACAGATATAA
- a CDS encoding PipX family protein: MSAEHYLNHPTFGMLYLVAPAGEGRDVYATLYAQRIFFLVTLQPRGAQFEIIPYQDARHHAEVHLARCRRESSIEIGRWAELFQQTFI; encoded by the coding sequence TTGAGCGCCGAGCATTATCTCAATCATCCTACTTTTGGGATGCTTTATCTTGTAGCACCTGCTGGCGAGGGTAGAGATGTATATGCAACTTTATATGCTCAGCGGATCTTTTTCCTGGTGACCTTGCAACCTCGAGGCGCGCAGTTTGAGATCATCCCTTATCAAGATGCACGCCATCATGCTGAGGTTCATCTTGCACGATGCAGAAGAGAATCTTCTATAGAGATCGGTCGATGGGCAGAATTGTTCCAGCAAACGTTTATCTAA
- a CDS encoding energy-coupling factor transporter transmembrane component T family protein — translation MDWLRQVPIGQYVVGTPSWLRNIDPRLKIAWVLMFLVTPVLAGVIWRVFLAITLLVITFCSGVSVRVWLRPLGWLLVLAISVGIFALFLPSGEPSAVLPLRSPVEVSGVVLQSPSWELVRIGPLQWKTFSLGPLVLNRYSIALAIKTSTLIFTLAHSVNLMLITTSPEDVMWSFNWFLTPLGLIGFPIKRLSFQLLLALRFLPLVQEELQNLLRALASRAVSLRQLGIKSSLALILSVGERLLNNILLRAEQGADAFLARGGVGIPISYFKPRTIAGGGMRWLNLWCGCLLVFVLSLRGKYGAL, via the coding sequence ATGGATTGGTTGAGACAAGTTCCAATTGGTCAATATGTGGTAGGGACGCCATCTTGGCTACGAAATATTGATCCAAGACTCAAGATTGCCTGGGTGTTGATGTTTTTAGTTACCCCTGTCTTGGCAGGTGTGATTTGGCGGGTTTTTCTAGCTATTACACTTTTGGTAATTACCTTTTGTAGTGGGGTCTCAGTTCGGGTTTGGTTGCGTCCACTTGGTTGGTTGTTAGTTCTTGCGATTTCAGTTGGCATATTTGCTTTGTTTTTACCCTCAGGAGAACCATCAGCAGTATTGCCTTTGCGGTCACCTGTGGAGGTTTCAGGTGTAGTTCTTCAGAGTCCATCTTGGGAGTTAGTGCGAATTGGACCACTCCAATGGAAGACTTTTTCGTTGGGCCCCTTAGTTCTTAATCGCTACTCCATCGCACTAGCCATAAAGACTTCTACTTTGATTTTTACTTTGGCTCATAGTGTCAATTTGATGTTGATTACTACATCGCCAGAGGATGTGATGTGGTCTTTCAATTGGTTCTTGACCCCTCTGGGCTTAATTGGTTTTCCAATTAAAAGACTTAGTTTTCAGTTGTTGCTTGCGTTGAGGTTTTTGCCATTAGTCCAAGAAGAGTTGCAGAATCTTCTACGTGCTTTGGCCAGTAGAGCCGTTAGCCTCCGTCAATTGGGCATTAAATCTTCTCTTGCGCTTATTCTTTCTGTGGGAGAACGCTTGTTGAACAATATTCTTTTGCGCGCTGAGCAAGGTGCTGATGCTTTCTTGGCGCGTGGAGGGGTGGGTATCCCTATTTCTTATTTCAAGCCAAGAACCATTGCAGGGGGGGGGATGCGCTGGTTGAACTTATGGTGTGGATGTTTGCTTGTATTTGTTCTTAGCCTTAGAGGGAAGTACGGTGCGTTATAG
- the der gene encoding ribosome biogenesis GTPase Der → MASPIVAIIGRPNVGKSTLVNRLCHSREAIVHDEPGVTRDRTYQDGFWGEREFKVVDTGGLVFDDDSEFLPEIREQANLALEEASVALVIVDGQQGITAADEAIAEWLRGHPCKTLVAVNKCESPSQGLAMAAEFWRLGLGEPFPISAIHGAGTGDLMDRVVALLPALESRNDDDDPIQIAIVGRPNVGKSSLLNAISGQQRAIVSPIRGTTRDTIDTSLIKEGKAWRIVDTAGIRRRRSVNYGPEFFGINRSFKAIVRSDVCVLVIDALDGVTEQDQRLAGRIEADGRACVVVVNKWDAVQKDSHTMPLMEKELRAKLYFLDWAQMLFTSALNGQRVESIFSLAALAVEQHRRRVSTSVVNEVLEEALRWRTPPTTRGGRQGRLYYGTQVASQPPSFTLFVNDPKLFGDTYRRYVERHLREGLGFEGTPIKLFWRGKQQRAAERELARQQNRSS, encoded by the coding sequence TTGGCGAGTCCGATAGTCGCAATCATCGGTCGCCCGAATGTTGGTAAGTCCACGTTGGTAAATCGGCTTTGTCATAGTCGAGAGGCAATTGTTCATGATGAGCCTGGTGTAACCAGAGACAGGACCTATCAGGATGGTTTTTGGGGGGAGAGAGAGTTCAAGGTTGTTGATACGGGGGGGCTTGTTTTTGATGATGACAGCGAATTTTTGCCCGAGATTCGTGAGCAGGCGAACTTAGCCTTAGAAGAAGCTTCTGTAGCATTAGTCATTGTTGATGGTCAGCAGGGTATTACTGCTGCAGATGAAGCTATTGCTGAGTGGTTGAGAGGACATCCATGCAAAACCTTGGTTGCTGTTAACAAATGTGAGTCTCCTAGTCAAGGCCTTGCTATGGCAGCAGAGTTCTGGAGACTTGGCTTGGGAGAGCCTTTCCCCATTTCTGCAATACATGGTGCAGGGACAGGAGATTTGATGGATCGTGTGGTTGCATTGCTTCCCGCACTAGAGTCAAGAAATGATGACGATGATCCAATCCAAATCGCTATTGTTGGGCGACCGAATGTTGGTAAATCAAGTCTTTTAAATGCAATATCTGGCCAGCAAAGAGCAATTGTTAGTCCGATACGAGGAACCACTAGGGACACCATCGATACTTCTTTGATTAAAGAAGGGAAGGCCTGGAGAATTGTTGATACCGCAGGAATACGGCGCAGAAGAAGCGTCAACTATGGCCCAGAGTTTTTTGGGATAAATCGTAGTTTTAAAGCGATTGTTCGCAGTGACGTTTGCGTGCTGGTTATTGATGCTTTAGATGGAGTTACTGAGCAAGATCAGCGACTGGCTGGAAGGATTGAGGCCGATGGACGTGCTTGTGTGGTTGTTGTAAATAAATGGGATGCGGTTCAGAAAGATAGTCACACAATGCCATTAATGGAAAAAGAACTCAGAGCCAAGCTTTATTTTCTTGACTGGGCTCAAATGTTGTTTACATCTGCACTTAATGGCCAACGTGTTGAGAGTATTTTTTCATTAGCTGCTCTCGCTGTGGAACAACATCGACGTCGAGTAAGCACATCTGTAGTCAATGAGGTTTTAGAGGAGGCTTTGAGATGGCGTACTCCTCCAACTACTAGAGGTGGACGTCAAGGACGGCTTTATTACGGCACACAAGTTGCAAGTCAACCCCCAAGTTTCACCCTTTTTGTTAATGACCCTAAGTTGTTTGGAGATACATATCGGCGTTATGTGGAGAGACATTTAAGAGAAGGTCTTGGGTTTGAAGGTACACCTATCAAGTTGTTTTGGAGAGGGAAACAGCAGCGAGCTGCTGAACGAGAGTTGGCTCGACAGCAGAATCGTTCTTCTTGA
- a CDS encoding DUF1823 family protein, which translates to MTSFLNENESSFWPLSKTLLKGILDDQITDSFVVQLVWERLGYLPINGIVKVWHAGPTTPEKWALAFPEAPEVIVGRRASVHLTRSIPKEHKQLLKQSLNFAGYRIGELYPRRTRRATVVNWLLAWLVQEGQELLEEGPMPKIFPPPSNPLQGHPGDPLVQ; encoded by the coding sequence TTGACATCATTTTTGAATGAGAATGAATCCTCGTTTTGGCCGTTAAGCAAGACTCTTTTAAAAGGGATTCTTGATGACCAGATTACAGACTCTTTTGTGGTTCAGCTTGTCTGGGAGCGATTGGGTTATTTGCCAATTAATGGAATCGTCAAGGTATGGCATGCAGGCCCAACCACACCAGAGAAGTGGGCACTGGCTTTTCCAGAGGCGCCGGAGGTGATTGTTGGGCGGCGTGCTTCAGTACATCTGACAAGATCTATCCCAAAAGAGCACAAGCAATTACTCAAGCAGAGTTTGAATTTTGCTGGTTATCGAATTGGTGAGTTGTATCCACGACGAACCAGGAGGGCAACAGTAGTGAATTGGCTCTTAGCATGGTTGGTTCAAGAGGGGCAGGAGCTCCTTGAAGAGGGGCCTATGCCTAAAATTTTTCCACCTCCATCTAATCCATTACAAGGTCATCCAGGAGATCCCTTGGTTCAGTAA
- the dusB gene encoding tRNA dihydrouridine synthase DusB, whose amino-acid sequence MDSAITLPGRGTQRRLYCRVIQSPLAGVSDLTFRTLIRRWAPNALLFTEMINATSLHLGLGNYKITDISRESGPIGVQLFDYRPAAMAEAAKQAEAEGAFLIDINMGCPVKKIARKGGGSGLLRDPILAEQIVSSVANSVKIPVTVKTRLGWDKTNTNPVKFAHRLQEAGAQLLTLHGRTREQGFAGNANWEAIAVVKEALKIPVIANGDITSVDSAIKCLEASNTDGVMIGRGSLSSPWLIGQIDAALNGEPAIQAPSPKERIQLAIEYLDCLVTLKGDHGLLVARKHLNWLCHDLAGTNSLLPKLMKERTPSKAINLLEEHVKSMP is encoded by the coding sequence ATGGATTCTGCAATAACCCTTCCAGGAAGAGGTACACAAAGAAGACTTTATTGCAGGGTTATCCAATCCCCATTAGCAGGAGTCAGTGACCTTACTTTTAGGACTCTAATAAGGCGTTGGGCTCCAAATGCCTTGCTATTTACCGAGATGATTAATGCCACCAGTCTTCACCTTGGACTTGGAAATTACAAAATCACTGATATATCTAGAGAATCAGGTCCAATAGGTGTACAACTTTTTGATTATCGCCCTGCTGCGATGGCAGAGGCAGCTAAGCAGGCAGAAGCAGAAGGAGCGTTTCTCATAGATATAAATATGGGTTGCCCAGTCAAAAAAATTGCTCGCAAAGGTGGGGGCAGTGGGCTACTAAGAGACCCAATACTGGCGGAACAAATAGTTAGCAGCGTTGCAAATTCAGTAAAAATTCCAGTTACCGTAAAGACTCGACTGGGATGGGACAAAACAAATACCAACCCTGTCAAATTTGCACACAGACTTCAAGAAGCCGGCGCACAATTACTGACTTTGCATGGACGCACCCGAGAGCAAGGCTTTGCTGGCAACGCAAATTGGGAGGCAATTGCTGTTGTCAAAGAAGCTCTGAAGATTCCCGTGATCGCCAATGGCGACATAACCAGCGTTGATAGCGCTATTAAATGCCTGGAGGCATCTAATACTGACGGGGTAATGATTGGGCGAGGAAGCTTGAGCTCGCCATGGCTCATTGGCCAAATAGATGCCGCACTAAATGGTGAACCAGCCATACAAGCGCCAAGCCCGAAGGAACGCATCCAATTGGCAATAGAATATTTGGATTGCTTAGTAACCTTAAAAGGTGACCATGGATTATTAGTGGCCCGCAAACATTTAAATTGGCTGTGCCATGACTTGGCAGGAACAAATTCGCTCCTGCCAAAGTTAATGAAAGAAAGAACCCCGAGTAAAGCTATTAATCTTCTTGAAGAGCATGTCAAATCAATGCCATAA
- the cobI gene encoding precorrin-2 C(20)-methyltransferase: protein MNHATLAGSNSSPNTLTLVGVGPGEPSLITLAAVQEIKSATVVAYPVAKEGAVGIAATIASQWINENQKRLPLVFPMVCESAPKKKAWRLASDLLVREVENGERVVLLCQGDVSLFATGSYVLLDLKDRHPECMVNVIPGINSISAAAANGLWPLVFQQDQLLILPTPDQLVDLEELLDEAASFRRVLALLKLGDRWEWVRPLLERKGLLDRALFAKNLGLSDQQVVPAANASSGSQPYFSLLLIRQSWPDVMPWN, encoded by the coding sequence ATGAACCATGCGACTTTGGCAGGTTCTAACTCCTCTCCCAATACTCTGACACTTGTTGGGGTTGGCCCTGGCGAGCCTTCTTTAATTACTCTTGCAGCTGTGCAAGAAATTAAATCTGCAACGGTGGTTGCTTACCCCGTTGCAAAAGAAGGCGCTGTTGGCATTGCAGCCACAATTGCTTCGCAGTGGATTAACGAAAACCAGAAGAGGCTACCTTTGGTCTTTCCAATGGTTTGTGAATCTGCTCCAAAGAAAAAGGCTTGGCGTTTGGCTAGTGATTTACTTGTGAGGGAAGTGGAGAATGGCGAAAGAGTTGTCTTACTTTGTCAGGGGGATGTTTCTCTTTTTGCTACGGGCTCTTATGTGTTGTTGGATTTAAAAGACCGACATCCTGAGTGCATGGTGAATGTTATTCCTGGTATTAATTCAATATCAGCGGCAGCGGCAAATGGCTTATGGCCTTTGGTTTTTCAACAGGACCAACTTTTGATATTGCCCACTCCTGATCAATTGGTTGACTTGGAAGAGTTGTTAGATGAAGCTGCCTCTTTCAGGCGTGTACTTGCTCTTCTTAAGCTTGGAGATCGTTGGGAATGGGTTAGGCCTTTGCTTGAAAGAAAAGGTCTTTTGGATAGGGCTCTTTTTGCCAAGAACCTTGGATTGTCCGATCAGCAAGTTGTGCCCGCAGCTAATGCTAGTAGTGGTTCTCAGCCATATTTCTCTTTGTTGTTAATACGTCAATCCTGGCCTGATGTGATGCCTTGGAATTGA
- a CDS encoding tRNA-(ms[2]io[6]A)-hydroxylase, translating to MGIPLTSKNLNKTIKWLAQPTSLAWLQQAVENPLVVLIDHAHCERKAAGVAIQLMFRYPCEPGLAEALSPLAREELEHFERVISLIKSKGQSLKLLPAPPYGAALAKEIRKGEPERMLDSFLVSGLIEARSHERMSLLAIHSLEEELRQLYTDLLASEARHFCIYWRLAEERFGRDVTVCRLEELAKVESAILQSLHPEPRMHS from the coding sequence ATGGGTATTCCCCTTACTTCTAAAAATTTGAACAAGACCATTAAATGGTTGGCTCAACCTACAAGCCTGGCTTGGTTGCAACAGGCTGTAGAGAATCCCTTGGTTGTGTTAATTGATCATGCTCATTGTGAGCGTAAGGCTGCAGGTGTTGCTATCCAACTGATGTTTAGATACCCATGTGAGCCTGGCTTGGCTGAAGCTTTAAGCCCTTTGGCGAGGGAGGAGTTGGAACATTTTGAGAGAGTGATTTCCTTAATTAAGAGTAAGGGACAATCATTGAAACTATTGCCTGCACCCCCTTATGGAGCAGCCTTGGCAAAAGAAATTAGGAAGGGTGAGCCAGAAAGAATGCTAGATAGTTTTCTCGTATCTGGTCTTATTGAGGCCAGAAGTCATGAACGGATGTCTTTGTTGGCAATTCATAGCCTTGAGGAGGAACTTAGACAGCTTTATACAGATTTATTGGCCAGCGAAGCTCGACATTTTTGTATCTATTGGAGACTTGCTGAGGAGCGATTTGGGCGCGATGTAACTGTTTGTCGATTAGAGGAGTTGGCGAAGGTTGAATCCGCCATTCTTCAGAGTTTGCACCCCGAGCCTCGGATGCACAGCTGA